From Corvus moneduloides isolate bCorMon1 chromosome 2, bCorMon1.pri, whole genome shotgun sequence, one genomic window encodes:
- the MRPL57 gene encoding ribosomal protein 63, mitochondrial isoform X1: protein MKRLDNSQAHGKMFLTTVLLRKRIPGKQWIGKYRQPRQVTTSMKQAMIRRLEIEAENEYWLSRPYLTQEQEYKHNTEERRAKWEAFKSLKQAKFPEHRYISDHLNHLNVSKKWTC from the coding sequence gcaaaatgtttttaacaaCAGTATTACTGCGGAAGAGAATTCCTGGAAAACAATGGATTGGGAAGTACAGGCAGCCAAGACAGGTTACCACTTCAATGAAGCAAGCAATGATCCGAAGGTTGGAAATTGAAGCAGAGAATGAATATTGGCTCAGCCGACCTTACCTGACACAGGAACAGGAATACAAACACAACACAGAAGAGAGACGTGCGAAGTGGGAAGCTTTCAAAAGCCTGAAACAAGCCAAGTTCCCTGAGCACAGATACATCAGCGATCATTTAAACCACTTAAATGTGTCAAAGAAATGGACATGTTGA
- the MRPL57 gene encoding ribosomal protein 63, mitochondrial isoform X2, which produces MFLTTVLLRKRIPGKQWIGKYRQPRQVTTSMKQAMIRRLEIEAENEYWLSRPYLTQEQEYKHNTEERRAKWEAFKSLKQAKFPEHRYISDHLNHLNVSKKWTC; this is translated from the coding sequence atgtttttaacaaCAGTATTACTGCGGAAGAGAATTCCTGGAAAACAATGGATTGGGAAGTACAGGCAGCCAAGACAGGTTACCACTTCAATGAAGCAAGCAATGATCCGAAGGTTGGAAATTGAAGCAGAGAATGAATATTGGCTCAGCCGACCTTACCTGACACAGGAACAGGAATACAAACACAACACAGAAGAGAGACGTGCGAAGTGGGAAGCTTTCAAAAGCCTGAAACAAGCCAAGTTCCCTGAGCACAGATACATCAGCGATCATTTAAACCACTTAAATGTGTCAAAGAAATGGACATGTTGA